From Streptomyces sp. SAI-135:
GGGGCGGCGCCCCAGTCGATGAGGAAGGGGACCAGACCGGAGGGGTGCTGGGTGTCGCCGTCCGTCAGACGCCACTCCAGCAGGGTGCCGTCGGGACGGCGGCGGCTCATCGGGCGGATCTCCCCGGGGTCGTACCCGCGGGACCGGGCCGTGGCCACCGCCGCGTCCAGGTCGGGCGGGCTGATCGCCCAGGCGACCGTGCGGGCGGCGCCGAGCGAGTCGACGTCGAAGGGGCGCGCGCCCGACGGCTCCGGCTGTTCCGGGTCGGGCCCGATGATCTCCAGATAGGAGGTGCCGCCCAGCGACACGAGATGGTTGCGGGTGCCCAGACCGACGTGCACCCCGCCCGGGACGGGGGCCACCCCGGTGCGCCGGGTGAAGTCGTCGACCGTCGCCGCCAGGTCGGGGGTCGCGAGGACGAGATGGTCAAGGCGTGCGGGAATCGCGGTCACCGCGCCGAGGCTACGGCCCGCGCACCGCACGGTGGAACACCTGTACGGCGACACACCTCCTAGGCTCGGGTCATGGCTCCCCGACTCCTCGTCCACACCCGCACCACCGCCTACCGCCACGACTCCATCCCGGCCGCCGTCGACGCCGTCCGCGCCCTCGGCGACTTCGAGGTGGACGCGAGCGAGGACCCGGCGGCCCTGGAGCGGCCCCTCGACCGGTACGCCGCCGTCGTCTTCCTCTCCACCAGCGGTGAGATCCTCACCCCGGCCGGGCGCGAGCGGCTGGCCGCCCACGTGGAGTCGGGCGGCGGGTTCGTCGGGGTGC
This genomic window contains:
- a CDS encoding VOC family protein, whose protein sequence is MTAIPARLDHLVLATPDLAATVDDFTRRTGVAPVPGGVHVGLGTRNHLVSLGGTSYLEIIGPDPEQPEPSGARPFDVDSLGAARTVAWAISPPDLDAAVATARSRGYDPGEIRPMSRRRPDGTLLEWRLTDGDTQHPSGLVPFLIDWGAAPHPTASGLPTTPLLSLTATAPAPEEIRPLLAALDTRLPLAEGPLGLSFTVDTPRGPVAFG